Within the Prevotella scopos JCM 17725 genome, the region TTGATAGCATCTTCTCGTGAACCTTTCAAGCCAAAGGAGATAACACCACACGAGCCATTTGGAAGATACTTCTGACCCAAAGCATAATACTTATCAGAAGGAAGTCCGCAATAATTCACCCATGCCACCTTATCATTCTTTTCTAACCACTCAGCCACCTTCTGCGCATTCTCACAATGCTGCTTCATACGAAGATGTAAGGTTTCAAGCCCAATATTAAGCAAGAAAGAGTTTTGTGGTGCAGGAATACTACCAAGGTCTCTCATCAACTGAGTAACAAGTTTGGTGATGTAAGCCAGTTTCCCGAATGACTTTGTATATATAAGTCCATGATAACTATCATCTGGAGTTGTCAAGCCTTGGAACTTATCACTATATGCTTCCCAATCAAAGTTACCAGAATCAACGACGGCACCACCCACCTGTGTGGCATGACCATCCATATATTTTGTCGTAGAATGGGTTACAATATCGCATCCCCATTCAAAAGGACGGCAATTAATTGGAGTAGCAAACGTGTTGTCAATAATCAATGGCACACCATGTTTATGTGCAATTCTTGCAAAGCGTTCGATATCAAAGATTTTACCCCCAGGATTTGATATAGTTTCACCAAAAACACATTTTGTATTTGGCTGGAAAGCAGCTTCAATCTTATCATCATCCCATTCTGGGTCAATAAAGGTACATTCAATCCCCAATTTCTTCAGCGTTACACCAAAAAGATTGAACGTTCCACCATAGATATTATTAGTTGTCACGAAGTGATCTCCTGCTCCACAAAGGTTTATGATTGCATAGAAGTTGGCAGCTTGACCCGAAGACGTTAGCACAGCACCAACGCCACCTTCAAGAGCAGCAATCTTCTTAGCAACAGCATCATTCGTAGGGTTAGCCAAACGTGTATAGAAATAACCACTATCCTCCAAGTCGAACAAACGTGCCATCTGTTCACTGGTTTCATATTTGAATGTAGTACTCTGATAAATAGGTAGCTGCTGAGGCTCACCCTTTGATGGTTTCCATCCGCCATGAATACATATAGTTTCAAGATTTCTTTTCATATCCTTATATATTTATTACCAATAGAATTCGATTGCAAAGTTATAACAATATAATTTACTAACAAAATATACTGATATATTCAGAAAAATGTGCTACTTTTGCCCTATATTTACAATATTTAGCAGAATAACATTCTGCATAATTAGAACTTAACAAAATGAGCAATATTGAAAGTTTAGATGAAACAGACCGCAAGATACTGCGTATTCTGCAACGTGACTCACACTTAACAGTAAAAGAACTAGCTGCAAAGCTCCATCTCTCCACCTCTCCCACCTTTGAACGACAGAAGCGATTAGAACGTGATGGCTTTATAGAAAGATATATGGCTGTGGTAAATCCACATAAAGTTGGTAATGGTATTATGGTGATGTGTAATATCCGACTCAAGCAACACTCTCAGGAACTCATACAAGAATTTATGGATGTAGTGCAGAATATTGAGGAAATCACAGAATGTTACAACACCAGTGGCGACTATGATTTCCTAATTAAAGTATATGCACGCGACATGAAAAGCTATCAACAATTCATGCTCAATACCCTTGGAACAATTAATTGTATAGGAAGTTTACATAGTATCTTCGTCATTGACGAAACAAAGAACACACATGGCGTTCCTGTTTCTATGCTTTGAGTAGCGAGGAGTAAATAGCTTTTCAAGAATGTTAGAATTGTTCAAGTGGTAAAACGATAAGCATTCAAGAAGAGGAAGTCATGATATATTAAAGGCAGGGACACGCATTCATGTCCCTGCCTTTATTTTGTTTTATCATACTCAATTTTATGCTCCCTGTTGGCGAACACCCATACGAGCCTCAACAACATTGACAACATAATCACCTAACTTTTCGCACTCCTGAATGATGTCCATATACATGGTTCCTACTGCATAGGTGTACTTATGATCGTTCACATCGTTGATATTCTGCGAACGCAACTGGTTACGATAATTGTTGATTTCGGTCTCAATATTGAACGAGCGATTCACATCATTGTCCTGACGATGACCAACGAGGATGCGATTCATCTGTGTCAGAGCGTCATCAGTCAACTCAAACATCTGATGCATGTGGTCATACTGCTCCTGCGTAAAATCTTCCTTACTATTGATAAGACGGCTAGAGGTACGTGCAATGTTATAACAAGCATCACCGATACTCTCCAACTCTGAGATTTCACGAAGCATTGAGCGTACCTTCTCCTTGGTTTCATCACTCAGATGGGCATTAGACACCTGGTCGAGATACTTCGCAATCTCTATCTCCATATTATCAGAAATACCTTCATACTTCTCAATACGACTATAGAGTTTGCTGAATTTATCCATATCTTTCTCACCAAGCAACTCACGAACCATACCAAACATACGCTGGATACGCTCTGCAAACGACTTTATCTCCTTTGAAGCCTCAAGCACAGAAAGCTCTGGAGTCTTCATGATACCAGCCTGAATAAAGTGCAGACGGAACTCGTCTTCGTCCTTGTTTGCCTTTGGTTTGATAATAATGCAGACAAGCTTCTCTAAATACTTGATTGGTCCAACGAGGATAGCTGTGTTGGCAAGGTTGAAGGTCGTGTGGAAAGCAGCAAGCACAAAACTTAGTTTGGCAGCATTAGCCGCAAAACCAGGCGCGCCCTTTGGCATATTTACATCATAACCCACCCAATCGCATACCATATTGATAAAAGGATGGAAAACACATAATACCCAGAGAACACCGAAGACATTGAATACCATGTGAGCCATAGCAGCTCGGCGAGCCTGTGTGTTTGCTGTCAAAGCAGCAAGGTTTGAGGTTACAGTTGTACCGATATTTTCACCCATTACAAGTGCAATACCCTGGTAAATAGGCAATACTCCCGTTGAACAAAGAATCATCGTGATAGCCATGATCGCTGCAGAACTCTGCACACACATGGTCAGCACACTACCAATAAGTAGGAAAACGATAGTTGTGATGAAGCTTTGTGGGTCGAAATGACTAAAGAAATCGAGTACAGCCTGATTGTGCGCAAGGTCCATATCGATACCTGTCTGACGTAGGGTTCCCAGTCCCAAGAACATAAAAGAAATGCCAAAGAGGAAATCACCGATGAGTTTTCGTCTCTTAGAATATATCAGTGTGATACCAATAAAGAAGGCTGGCCAAACGAAATCGGTTATGTTAAACGAGAAACCTGCTGACATAATCCATGCAGTCAGCGTAGTTCCGATGTTCGCTCCCATAATAACCGAGATAGCTTGGAGCAATGTCAGCAACCCAGCATTCACAAAACTGACTGTCATTACAGTAGTTGCAGTTGACGACTGTACGGCAGCTGTGATGAATGTACCCGTAAGAATACCCGTAAAACGATTAGTAGTCATTGCACCAAGGATGTGGCGCAACTGCGGACCTGCCATTTTCTGCAGTGCCTCACTCATTGCCTTCATTCCGAACATCAGCAAAGCTAATGCACCAATGAGCTTAAAGAAAATCCAAATCGACATATAGTTACTTAAAATTGTGATGTCTGTTTCTTGGATATCTACAAAACTTTCTCTACCTTTACAATCCTATTTACCAAAGAACAATATTGTTCCAAAAATATCTTTAACCATAAATGATTATGAGACAAGTACTGCATATCCGTTGCAAAAATAATAAAAAAACTCAAGAAGTCACAATAGGAAGTACACTTTCTGACATTTATAAGGAAATTAATCTCGAAATACCTTATGGTCCAGTGAGTGCTAAAGTGAATAATAAGGTGGAAGGCCTTCATTATCGTGTCTATCATAACAAGGATATAGAATTCCTCAACTTGCAAACCCCATCAGGTATTCGCACCTATACGCGCTCACTCTTCTTAGTACTTTGCAAGGCTGTTCACGACCTCTATCCCACCAGTTCTGTGGTCATAGATATCCCTGTTTCAAATGGTTACTACTGTAACTTGCAGCTCGGACATGAGATTACAACAGAAGATGTTGACCGTATCCGTACACGAATGCAGGAGATTATCGACGCTAAGATGCCTATCCAGCGTTACGAAACAACCACCGAGGAGGCTGTTAAGATGTTCACTGAATTAGGCGATATACAAAAGGCTAAACTCCTTAAAAGCAGCGGTAGCCTTTATTGTGTCTATTATGTGCTTGACGATTACAAGGATTATTACTATGGTTCGATGCTTACCAACACTGCACAACTCCATCTTTTCGGTTTGGAGCCTTACTTTGATGGAGTCCTCTTGCGCATCCCTTCCGTACAAGATCCTTCTAAATTAGGTGAATTAATACGCCAAGACAAGATGTTCGAGGTGTTCAAAGAGCATCATAGATGGCAGAGTATCTTAGGTATTAAGACGGTAGGCGACTTCAACGAAGCTGTAAAAAATGGTCAGGCAACCGACCTAATCAATGTCAGTGAGGCTCTACAAGAAAAGAAGATATCGCAGATTGCTGACACAATTGCTGAACGAAAAGAGATTAAAGTAGTACTCATTGCTGGTCCTTCATCAAGCGGTAAGACAACATTCTGCAAACGCCTTTCTGTCCAACTATTAGCAAGTGGTGTGAAACCTGTACAGATATCCTTAGATGATTACTTCGTTAACAGAGTGGAAACACCGAAAGATGAGAACGGGGAACTTGATTATGAGAGTATCTATGCACTGAACATTCCACTCATCAACGAG harbors:
- a CDS encoding Lrp/AsnC family transcriptional regulator; protein product: MSNIESLDETDRKILRILQRDSHLTVKELAAKLHLSTSPTFERQKRLERDGFIERYMAVVNPHKVGNGIMVMCNIRLKQHSQELIQEFMDVVQNIEEITECYNTSGDYDFLIKVYARDMKSYQQFMLNTLGTINCIGSLHSIFVIDETKNTHGVPVSML
- a CDS encoding Na/Pi cotransporter family protein; its protein translation is MSIWIFFKLIGALALLMFGMKAMSEALQKMAGPQLRHILGAMTTNRFTGILTGTFITAAVQSSTATTVMTVSFVNAGLLTLLQAISVIMGANIGTTLTAWIMSAGFSFNITDFVWPAFFIGITLIYSKRRKLIGDFLFGISFMFLGLGTLRQTGIDMDLAHNQAVLDFFSHFDPQSFITTIVFLLIGSVLTMCVQSSAAIMAITMILCSTGVLPIYQGIALVMGENIGTTVTSNLAALTANTQARRAAMAHMVFNVFGVLWVLCVFHPFINMVCDWVGYDVNMPKGAPGFAANAAKLSFVLAAFHTTFNLANTAILVGPIKYLEKLVCIIIKPKANKDEDEFRLHFIQAGIMKTPELSVLEASKEIKSFAERIQRMFGMVRELLGEKDMDKFSKLYSRIEKYEGISDNMEIEIAKYLDQVSNAHLSDETKEKVRSMLREISELESIGDACYNIARTSSRLINSKEDFTQEQYDHMHQMFELTDDALTQMNRILVGHRQDNDVNRSFNIETEINNYRNQLRSQNINDVNDHKYTYAVGTMYMDIIQECEKLGDYVVNVVEARMGVRQQGA
- a CDS encoding O-acetylhomoserine aminocarboxypropyltransferase/cysteine synthase family protein, yielding MKRNLETICIHGGWKPSKGEPQQLPIYQSTTFKYETSEQMARLFDLEDSGYFYTRLANPTNDAVAKKIAALEGGVGAVLTSSGQAANFYAIINLCGAGDHFVTTNNIYGGTFNLFGVTLKKLGIECTFIDPEWDDDKIEAAFQPNTKCVFGETISNPGGKIFDIERFARIAHKHGVPLIIDNTFATPINCRPFEWGCDIVTHSTTKYMDGHATQVGGAVVDSGNFDWEAYSDKFQGLTTPDDSYHGLIYTKSFGKLAYITKLVTQLMRDLGSIPAPQNSFLLNIGLETLHLRMKQHCENAQKVAEWLEKNDKVAWVNYCGLPSDKYYALGQKYLPNGSCGVISFGLKGSREDAIKFMDRLDFVSIVTHVADARTCVLHPASHTHRQLTDEQLRKAGIAPDLIRLSVGIENVDDIIADLDQALK
- a CDS encoding nucleoside kinase; amino-acid sequence: MIMRQVLHIRCKNNKKTQEVTIGSTLSDIYKEINLEIPYGPVSAKVNNKVEGLHYRVYHNKDIEFLNLQTPSGIRTYTRSLFLVLCKAVHDLYPTSSVVIDIPVSNGYYCNLQLGHEITTEDVDRIRTRMQEIIDAKMPIQRYETTTEEAVKMFTELGDIQKAKLLKSSGSLYCVYYVLDDYKDYYYGSMLTNTAQLHLFGLEPYFDGVLLRIPSVQDPSKLGELIRQDKMFEVFKEHHRWQSILGIKTVGDFNEAVKNGQATDLINVSEALQEKKISQIADTIAERKEIKVVLIAGPSSSGKTTFCKRLSVQLLASGVKPVQISLDDYFVNRVETPKDENGELDYESIYALNIPLINEQFNALFRGEEVELPKYNFQTGKSEKSGEKLHLGENNILLVEGIHALNPLLTEQIADDKKFKIYASALTTILLDDHNYIPTTDNRLLRRIVRDYKYRGCSAQDTIHRWPSVRAGENKWIFPYQEQADVMFNTALLFELAVIKPQAEEVLEQVPENCEEYAEAYRLRKFLKYFAPLPFRNLPPTSLLREFLGGSSFKY